Proteins encoded by one window of Desulfovibrio ferrophilus:
- a CDS encoding DinB family protein codes for MMNLDEARQTVTAFQELLDSTPVEAAQVRVSPDAWTLTEIVGHLVDSASNNHQRFARLSLGNLEDFPGYDAEPWVEAQHYATFDFKTLATLWSSYNALILHLAANIPESARTNAWIREDGPQTLEFLIEDYYSHLRLHTDHYTERRERWRTKWHHLKYERREGIITPPSEGGSGPPRG; via the coding sequence ATGATGAATCTCGACGAAGCACGGCAGACCGTCACGGCCTTTCAGGAACTACTGGATTCAACGCCCGTTGAGGCTGCTCAGGTTCGGGTCTCGCCAGACGCCTGGACGCTGACGGAGATCGTGGGCCACCTTGTGGACTCGGCCAGCAACAACCATCAGCGATTCGCCCGTCTGAGCCTTGGCAACCTCGAGGACTTCCCCGGTTACGATGCCGAACCCTGGGTCGAGGCCCAACACTACGCCACGTTCGATTTCAAGACCCTTGCCACCCTCTGGAGCAGCTACAACGCCCTCATCCTGCATCTGGCTGCCAACATCCCCGAATCGGCGCGCACGAACGCCTGGATACGGGAAGACGGCCCCCAAACGCTGGAATTCCTGATCGAGGACTACTACAGCCACCTGCGCCTGCACACGGACCATTACACCGAACGACGGGAGAGGTGGCGAACCAAGTGGCATCACCTGAAATACGAGAGAAGAGAGGGGATCATTACCCCACCTAGCGAGGGAGGCAGCGGCCCTCCCCGAGGCTGA
- a CDS encoding mannose-1-phosphate guanylyltransferase/mannose-6-phosphate isomerase: MSAKQHSADRIDHCHAVILAGGSGTRLWPYSRTLLPKQLLALTGETTMLQQTAVRSMEVFGTESIWVVTNEEQVFEVRGQLAALEPQLEAQVLAEPMGRNTLPAILLGMDRALTADPEALVAVFPSDHLIHKPEIWREALTRGAALAREGWFVTFGVVPDKPETGYGYIKQGAPLGDDCFEVGAFVEKPDLATAEQFVRGGEHFWNSGMFVFNVAAFVAAVEKHEPELAAWWHGRDEQSLMDGYSKLPNISVDYGIMEKVSQQAVVKADFGWDDLGSWEALHRLGDKDDKGNVVQGDVLNLDSEDCLLFSRGGKLAAVELKGMIVVQTRDATLICPTSKVQRVKDVVNQLKGEGSSLVEAHVTVYRPWGSYTVLEEGPHYKIKRIEVKPGARLSLQKHHHRSEHWVVISGTAEVRVGDEEILLYENQSVDIPKTSLHRLGNPGHVPVEIIEIQSGPYLEEDDIVRYDDVYGRISPEDKE; this comes from the coding sequence ATGAGCGCCAAGCAGCACTCAGCCGATCGGATTGATCATTGCCATGCCGTCATCCTGGCCGGTGGGTCGGGTACGCGTCTCTGGCCGTACTCCAGGACCTTGCTTCCCAAGCAATTGCTGGCCCTGACCGGAGAGACTACCATGCTTCAGCAGACTGCGGTCCGCTCCATGGAGGTCTTTGGGACTGAGTCCATCTGGGTGGTCACCAATGAGGAGCAGGTGTTCGAAGTCCGCGGTCAGTTGGCGGCTTTGGAGCCACAACTGGAAGCACAGGTTCTGGCTGAGCCCATGGGACGCAATACCCTGCCTGCCATTCTGCTGGGCATGGACCGCGCCCTGACTGCCGATCCTGAAGCACTTGTCGCTGTGTTCCCCTCGGATCACCTGATCCACAAGCCCGAGATCTGGCGCGAGGCTTTGACCCGGGGTGCCGCCCTGGCACGTGAAGGCTGGTTCGTGACCTTTGGTGTGGTGCCGGATAAACCCGAAACCGGCTACGGCTATATCAAGCAGGGGGCTCCTCTGGGTGATGACTGCTTCGAGGTGGGCGCTTTCGTGGAAAAGCCGGACCTGGCCACTGCGGAGCAGTTTGTGCGTGGTGGGGAGCATTTCTGGAACAGCGGGATGTTCGTATTCAACGTGGCTGCCTTTGTGGCGGCTGTTGAAAAGCACGAGCCTGAGCTGGCCGCTTGGTGGCACGGGCGGGATGAGCAGAGCCTGATGGATGGGTATTCAAAATTACCCAATATTTCAGTCGATTACGGGATCATGGAGAAGGTGAGTCAGCAGGCCGTTGTCAAGGCTGATTTCGGATGGGATGACCTCGGTAGTTGGGAAGCCTTGCACCGTCTGGGAGACAAGGACGACAAAGGCAACGTGGTTCAGGGCGATGTGCTGAATCTGGATAGCGAGGACTGCCTGCTCTTTTCTCGCGGGGGCAAGCTGGCCGCTGTGGAACTCAAGGGCATGATTGTGGTCCAGACCCGCGACGCCACGTTGATCTGCCCCACGAGCAAGGTCCAGCGCGTCAAGGATGTGGTCAACCAATTGAAGGGCGAGGGCAGTTCCCTGGTGGAGGCCCACGTCACGGTCTATCGCCCTTGGGGTAGCTATACCGTGCTGGAGGAAGGGCCGCACTACAAGATCAAGCGCATCGAGGTCAAACCGGGGGCGCGTCTGTCTTTGCAGAAGCACCACCACCGCAGTGAGCATTGGGTGGTCATCAGCGGTACGGCCGAGGTTCGGGTCGGGGATGAGGAAATTCTGCTGTACGAGAATCAGTCCGTGGACATCCCCAAGACGTCCCTGCATCGTCTTGGCAATCCCGGGCATGTGCCTGTCGAGATCATTGAGATTCAGTCCGGTCCGTATCTGGAAGAGGATGACATCGTTCGCTACGATGACGTGTACGGTCGGATTTCTCCTGAAGACAAGGAGTGA
- a CDS encoding PAS domain-containing protein, which yields MDRKYTAKEFKDLERKLNTVTKELETLRRENERLESALGDSPVIIYRADPSRDYITTFVSENVHDILGYEPEEITTQNGFWRERVHPDDRDHAMSFRDELKVGICGTYEYRLLRKDGTWAWLRDRKCLVADAPGEPAELIGYRADITDTHTEQEDLLKRKRLFKTIFNNAASGIAICGPDGTFGKANEKWLELLGRPLDELIGKTPLDFTHPHDQPLCRERMEKMLAGDTGSYRMEKRFLRSDGSAFWVDIVTKRIDGPEGDTQGLVCVMNDITERIEMERSLRQSEHEKKAILDTISEAVTFQDQNHRILWANRAMCETTGLPPEEIIGAYCYDLWQTGIGACPDCPASACLEQGKPVEALARASNGRTYRTKTYPARLRDDQSPGVLVVSQDVTEQTASEEEMRKAMAMAEDATKMKDEFLANMSHELRAPLNGMLGMLDVLMDSKLDADQRDSIEIALAAGEGLLAIINDILDFSKLQADKITLSRNEFDLRQSIRTVINTYKDQSVKRGVEVSSMVDKNVPELLVGDEGRIRQILFNLVGNSVKFTKEGSVRLETFILRKTANPHNARLLFTITDTGIGIPADQLETIFEPFVQLNWAKSRKYEGTGLGLGIVKRLVTLMGGIITVESEVDKGTTINFWINVQVP from the coding sequence ATGGATCGCAAGTACACCGCCAAGGAATTCAAAGACTTGGAGCGAAAGCTCAATACCGTAACCAAGGAACTGGAAACCCTGCGCCGCGAGAACGAACGTCTGGAGAGTGCTCTGGGCGACAGCCCCGTCATTATCTACAGGGCCGATCCTTCCCGTGATTACATCACGACCTTTGTCAGCGAAAACGTACACGACATCCTGGGCTACGAACCCGAAGAAATCACGACCCAAAACGGTTTCTGGCGCGAACGTGTTCATCCCGACGATCGGGACCACGCCATGAGCTTCCGCGACGAACTCAAGGTCGGGATCTGCGGTACCTACGAATACCGTCTACTCCGCAAAGACGGGACTTGGGCCTGGCTGCGGGATCGCAAGTGCCTTGTGGCCGACGCCCCTGGCGAACCCGCTGAACTCATTGGCTACCGGGCCGACATCACCGATACCCATACCGAGCAGGAAGACCTGCTCAAGCGCAAACGCCTGTTCAAGACGATCTTTAATAATGCAGCCTCGGGTATTGCCATCTGCGGGCCCGATGGAACCTTTGGCAAGGCCAACGAAAAGTGGCTGGAGCTTTTGGGACGCCCTCTGGATGAACTGATAGGCAAAACCCCGCTGGACTTTACCCATCCCCATGACCAGCCTCTATGCCGGGAACGCATGGAGAAAATGCTGGCCGGCGACACGGGTTCCTACCGGATGGAGAAACGTTTTCTGCGCAGCGATGGTTCAGCATTCTGGGTGGACATCGTCACCAAGCGCATCGATGGCCCCGAAGGCGACACCCAAGGACTGGTCTGCGTGATGAACGACATCACCGAACGCATCGAGATGGAGCGCTCTCTGCGCCAGTCCGAGCACGAAAAAAAGGCCATCCTCGACACCATTAGCGAGGCCGTCACCTTTCAGGATCAGAACCACAGGATTCTGTGGGCCAACCGCGCCATGTGCGAAACGACCGGCCTGCCCCCCGAGGAAATCATCGGAGCCTACTGTTATGATCTCTGGCAGACAGGAATCGGAGCCTGCCCGGACTGTCCGGCTTCCGCCTGCCTGGAGCAGGGCAAGCCCGTCGAGGCTTTGGCCCGGGCAAGTAACGGCCGCACTTACCGCACCAAGACCTACCCTGCCCGCCTTCGCGATGATCAATCCCCCGGAGTGCTTGTGGTCTCTCAGGATGTGACCGAGCAGACAGCCTCGGAAGAGGAAATGCGCAAGGCCATGGCCATGGCCGAAGACGCCACCAAGATGAAGGATGAATTCCTGGCCAACATGAGCCATGAGCTCCGGGCCCCCCTGAACGGCATGCTAGGCATGCTCGATGTCCTGATGGACTCGAAACTGGACGCCGACCAGCGCGACTCCATCGAGATTGCTCTTGCTGCTGGCGAAGGGCTGCTGGCCATCATCAATGACATCCTCGACTTCTCTAAGCTTCAGGCCGACAAGATCACCCTGTCGCGCAACGAATTCGATCTGCGCCAATCCATCCGCACCGTGATCAATACCTATAAGGACCAGAGCGTGAAGCGCGGTGTGGAAGTCAGCTCCATGGTGGACAAGAATGTGCCTGAACTGCTCGTCGGCGACGAGGGGCGCATCCGCCAGATCCTGTTCAATCTGGTGGGAAACTCAGTCAAATTCACCAAGGAAGGGTCCGTCCGCCTGGAAACTTTCATCCTGCGCAAAACAGCCAACCCGCATAATGCACGGCTGCTGTTCACTATTACCGATACGGGCATCGGCATCCCCGCCGATCAGCTGGAAACAATCTTCGAGCCGTTCGTGCAGCTCAATTGGGCCAAATCCCGCAAGTATGAGGGGACAGGACTGGGCCTGGGTATCGTCAAACGGCTGGTCACGCTCATGGGCGGTATCATTACCGTAGAGAGCGAAGTCGACAAGGGCACCACCATCAACTTCTGGATCAACGTTCAAGTGCCCTGA
- the qrcA gene encoding menaquinone reductase multiheme cytochrome c subunit QrcA: MVKKASSSGGALPFFVGFVAMLFVGWWVFPQALFSKAEQPIRFSHVIHVDDGGMSCEDCHYFNDDGSFSGIPNTESCAECHSDVMGEDPAEEQFVNEYVNEEKEVEWLVYQDQPDNVFFSHAAHQDKDCTTCHPNMSENDTPPTHYKNVLTGYSNGGYKIVFGRGVGVDPAYSRGTMKMWECERCHAENGQSNACYVCHR; encoded by the coding sequence ATGGTGAAGAAAGCATCGAGCAGTGGAGGAGCATTGCCCTTCTTCGTTGGTTTTGTGGCGATGCTCTTCGTGGGCTGGTGGGTATTCCCCCAGGCGCTGTTTAGCAAAGCTGAGCAGCCCATCCGCTTCAGCCACGTGATTCACGTGGACGACGGCGGTATGTCTTGCGAAGACTGCCATTACTTCAACGATGATGGATCCTTCAGTGGTATCCCCAACACCGAGTCGTGCGCCGAGTGCCACAGCGACGTGATGGGCGAGGACCCGGCTGAGGAGCAGTTCGTGAACGAGTACGTGAACGAAGAGAAAGAAGTCGAATGGCTTGTCTATCAGGACCAGCCGGACAACGTGTTTTTCTCGCACGCCGCGCACCAGGATAAGGACTGTACCACCTGTCACCCCAACATGTCTGAAAACGACACACCGCCGACTCATTACAAGAACGTCCTGACTGGATATTCCAACGGTGGTTACAAGATCGTGTTTGGCAGGGGCGTCGGTGTGGACCCGGCTTACAGCCGCGGTACCATGAAAATGTGGGAATGTGAGCGCTGCCACGCCGAGAACGGCCAGAGCAACGCTTGCTACGTTTGTCATCGATAG
- the rfbC gene encoding dTDP-4-dehydrorhamnose 3,5-epimerase encodes MQVETTHIPGLFVIKPKVFEDGRGFFMESWNKDVLDAKGLKYDWIQDNHARSGTLGVLRGLHFQLPPSAQSKLVRVSNGAVYDVVVDLRQGSPTYGQWHGVELSAENHLQLLIPRGFAHGYKTLTEIAEFQYKVDAYYDAKRDAGIAWNDPDLNIEWPGGAPLLSDKDMKLPLLKDFDSPFVYEG; translated from the coding sequence GTGCAGGTGGAAACCACCCATATCCCCGGCCTGTTTGTCATCAAACCAAAGGTATTTGAGGACGGGCGGGGATTCTTCATGGAAAGCTGGAACAAGGACGTGCTCGACGCCAAAGGGCTGAAGTACGATTGGATCCAGGACAATCATGCTCGTTCGGGCACGCTTGGGGTTTTGCGGGGGCTGCATTTTCAGTTGCCGCCATCGGCTCAATCCAAGCTGGTGCGTGTTTCCAACGGGGCTGTGTATGATGTGGTGGTGGACCTGCGCCAAGGTTCGCCCACCTACGGACAATGGCACGGAGTGGAGCTGTCCGCAGAGAACCATCTGCAACTTCTTATCCCGCGCGGCTTTGCCCATGGCTACAAGACCCTGACCGAAATCGCAGAGTTCCAGTACAAGGTCGATGCCTATTACGACGCCAAGCGCGATGCGGGCATCGCCTGGAATGACCCCGATTTGAACATCGAGTGGCCGGGGGGGGCTCCCCTGTTATCCGACAAGGATATGAAGTTGCCGCTTCTGAAGGATTTTGATTCGCCTTTCGTCTACGAAGGCTAG
- a CDS encoding tetratricopeptide repeat-containing serine protease family protein, whose protein sequence is MSATQGEPMVPPHPQRRSRLSGSTIPTLASSTRQQLRARLLRICNGLPKFIAALLMTCALLSVTTPVRAELSHFSHDIPSQTDDSQLERAAARGNAQAQYILGAMLMVRAEHEERSGWQTKARIYYKQAAVWFHKASASGHGRAQFSLGLLQRNGLTGKRDPAGALRWLRTAANQNVPDALFLMGVMAAGGEGMRRDRNRALDLLTQAGTIFLNEGRSDWTLEVSRTINQVAPGHPAATELAEAARQLNSRTGATPNGFSTGTAWIAAPGYAVTNLHVVQGHTTISLVHPDGSYVPATVAASDEDSDLVLLAVEDPCVLPPALPLAAETPGLGAEVFTVGFPQVAIMGSSPKLSVGRITGDTGVGGDPRTMTISVPVARGNSGGPLINLRGEVVGVVQAMIDTAEVYRSTGELLENVNYAIHIRLLQQLIDQVPSKTPGISVWIKNLVGKSCPPVNEPKSANLEIHATRAQVSTLLVVAE, encoded by the coding sequence ATGTCCGCCACCCAAGGAGAGCCCATGGTCCCGCCCCATCCCCAACGCCGAAGCCGCCTGAGTGGCAGCACGATCCCGACGCTGGCTTCCTCCACCCGGCAGCAGCTTCGCGCGCGCCTGCTTCGGATTTGCAACGGCCTGCCAAAATTCATTGCGGCATTGCTGATGACCTGCGCCCTCCTGTCAGTCACCACTCCGGTTCGGGCGGAACTCTCGCACTTCAGCCATGACATCCCGTCCCAGACCGATGATTCCCAACTGGAACGCGCCGCCGCACGCGGCAATGCCCAGGCCCAATATATTTTGGGAGCCATGCTCATGGTTCGTGCCGAGCATGAGGAACGCTCCGGCTGGCAGACCAAAGCACGCATCTACTACAAGCAGGCGGCAGTCTGGTTTCACAAGGCCTCAGCATCCGGGCACGGACGGGCTCAATTTTCTCTTGGGCTTCTGCAACGCAATGGCCTGACAGGCAAGCGCGACCCAGCTGGTGCTCTGCGCTGGCTCAGGACCGCTGCAAATCAGAACGTGCCGGACGCACTCTTCCTGATGGGCGTCATGGCCGCTGGCGGCGAGGGAATGCGCCGGGATCGCAACCGCGCCCTTGACCTGCTCACTCAGGCAGGCACCATCTTTTTGAATGAAGGCCGTTCCGACTGGACGCTGGAGGTCTCGCGAACCATCAACCAGGTGGCTCCGGGGCACCCGGCAGCCACCGAGCTGGCCGAGGCGGCCAGACAATTGAACAGCAGAACAGGTGCAACGCCAAACGGCTTTTCCACAGGTACGGCCTGGATTGCCGCACCGGGCTACGCCGTCACCAACCTGCATGTGGTACAAGGGCACACGACCATATCACTGGTGCACCCCGACGGCAGTTATGTTCCGGCGACGGTCGCCGCGTCGGATGAAGACAGTGATCTCGTCCTGCTGGCAGTTGAAGACCCCTGCGTCCTGCCTCCAGCCCTCCCCTTGGCAGCCGAAACTCCTGGTCTCGGGGCCGAAGTCTTTACCGTAGGCTTCCCGCAGGTGGCCATCATGGGCTCTTCACCCAAGCTCTCCGTGGGGCGTATCACCGGGGATACGGGCGTGGGCGGTGATCCCCGAACCATGACCATCTCCGTGCCTGTAGCCAGGGGCAACAGCGGCGGTCCACTCATCAACTTGCGCGGTGAGGTCGTCGGTGTGGTTCAAGCCATGATCGATACTGCGGAAGTTTATCGGTCAACCGGTGAACTGCTTGAGAACGTCAACTACGCCATTCACATCCGCCTGCTGCAGCAACTCATTGACCAGGTTCCCTCAAAAACTCCCGGAATATCAGTCTGGATTAAGAATCTGGTGGGGAAATCATGCCCTCCGGTCAACGAACCGAAATCCGCCAACCTGGAAATTCATGCAACTCGAGCACAGGTTTCGACCCTGTTGGTGGTGGCAGAATGA
- a CDS encoding methyl-accepting chemotaxis protein: MNFNKKLMASVIVTTLVLLTAAVGTTYFISVRSLDFLGHSTMEDLITNLTDTLEMQNSITQEKLVSDLGLMDKEIATQGGFSLAPDEPVTSTMVNQVSKESNTADIPALKLGEETINNNFTLVDSVQNMVGGTSTIFQVLPGRLLRVSTNVKKTDGNRATGTYIPESSAVYKTVMSGETFRGKAFVVNDWYLTAYKPMKDASGKIVAVIYVGRKILTSQLRNVLEKTSYNGEGSCFAALSNGNVIFKKDEFGEPTPETMKALLDAKDEFIEYEQGGKTQLAYVSHYEPWDWHIGLTLDASRLSMGTDRTMLIAGSSITIVGILLAALLFVFLIHRLMKPLRDLSEVTAQIAGGDLDARASYAADDAIGQTVNSVNAMVETLRDKMSEAEQRGDEARQESERAKDAMEAAEQERQRVISLLETINEVTEQALGISASLASGADELAAQAEQIRNGSDIQKTRTQETATAMEEMNATVLEVAQNAGAAAEGADKASGHATEGMEVVTQVIASSKDVASHTNTLTEVLNELGQQAQGIGAIMGVISDIADQTNLLALNAAIEAARAGDAGRGFAVVADEVRKLAEKTMQATGEVESATKAIQNSATNSIEAMTTTSKLVEQSTALSEQSGAKLEEIIDQVRETADRVRSIATAAEQQSATSEEINRSTEEIHTISMETSEGITQSVEAIRQIADLSSNLQQLIGELQKSSGE, from the coding sequence ATGAACTTCAACAAGAAACTTATGGCCTCGGTCATTGTCACCACGCTGGTGCTACTGACTGCAGCAGTGGGGACCACGTATTTCATCTCCGTCCGTTCATTGGATTTTCTTGGTCACTCCACCATGGAAGACCTCATCACCAATCTGACGGATACCCTGGAAATGCAGAACAGCATTACCCAGGAAAAACTCGTCTCGGACCTCGGGCTGATGGACAAGGAAATCGCCACACAAGGCGGTTTCAGCCTGGCACCCGACGAGCCAGTGACCAGCACCATGGTCAACCAGGTCAGCAAGGAATCGAACACCGCAGACATCCCGGCACTGAAACTGGGTGAAGAAACGATCAACAACAACTTTACGCTGGTGGATTCGGTGCAAAACATGGTGGGCGGAACATCCACCATCTTCCAGGTGCTGCCTGGCAGACTGCTGCGCGTTTCGACCAACGTCAAAAAAACCGACGGCAACCGCGCCACCGGCACCTACATCCCCGAGAGCAGTGCAGTCTACAAGACCGTCATGAGCGGCGAGACCTTCCGCGGCAAGGCCTTTGTGGTCAACGACTGGTACCTGACGGCCTACAAGCCCATGAAGGACGCCTCGGGCAAGATCGTTGCGGTTATCTACGTGGGACGCAAGATCCTGACCTCCCAGTTGCGCAATGTCCTTGAAAAGACGTCGTACAACGGCGAAGGCTCCTGTTTCGCGGCATTGTCGAACGGCAACGTCATCTTCAAGAAAGACGAATTCGGTGAGCCCACGCCCGAGACCATGAAAGCCCTGCTGGATGCCAAAGACGAATTCATCGAATATGAACAGGGCGGCAAGACACAACTGGCCTATGTCAGCCATTACGAACCCTGGGACTGGCACATCGGCCTGACTCTGGATGCCTCCCGGCTCAGCATGGGTACTGATCGAACCATGCTCATTGCAGGCTCGTCCATCACCATCGTCGGCATTCTGCTGGCGGCGCTGCTCTTTGTCTTCCTGATCCACAGATTGATGAAGCCGTTGCGCGACCTGTCTGAAGTCACCGCCCAGATCGCCGGTGGCGACCTGGATGCCAGGGCCAGCTACGCGGCTGATGACGCCATTGGTCAGACCGTGAATTCGGTCAACGCCATGGTCGAAACCCTGCGCGACAAGATGAGTGAAGCCGAACAGCGTGGTGATGAAGCCCGCCAGGAAAGCGAGCGCGCCAAAGATGCCATGGAGGCCGCCGAGCAGGAGCGCCAGCGCGTCATCTCTCTGCTGGAAACCATCAACGAAGTCACGGAACAGGCCCTGGGCATCTCTGCCAGTCTTGCCAGCGGAGCCGACGAACTCGCCGCCCAGGCTGAGCAGATTCGCAATGGTAGCGACATCCAGAAGACCCGCACTCAGGAAACCGCCACGGCCATGGAAGAGATGAACGCCACGGTCCTTGAGGTCGCCCAAAACGCAGGTGCCGCCGCCGAAGGTGCGGACAAGGCCAGCGGCCACGCCACCGAGGGCATGGAAGTGGTCACGCAGGTCATTGCCTCATCCAAGGATGTGGCCTCCCACACCAACACCCTGACCGAGGTCCTGAACGAACTCGGGCAACAGGCGCAAGGTATTGGAGCAATCATGGGCGTGATCAGCGATATCGCTGACCAGACCAACCTGCTGGCGCTCAACGCCGCCATCGAAGCCGCCCGAGCCGGTGATGCCGGACGCGGGTTCGCAGTGGTGGCCGACGAGGTTCGCAAGCTGGCCGAGAAGACCATGCAGGCCACCGGAGAGGTGGAATCCGCCACAAAGGCCATCCAGAACAGCGCGACCAACAGCATCGAGGCCATGACAACAACCTCGAAGCTCGTTGAACAGAGCACCGCGCTCTCCGAGCAGTCCGGTGCCAAGCTGGAGGAGATCATCGATCAGGTCAGGGAAACCGCCGACCGGGTGCGCTCCATCGCCACGGCTGCCGAACAGCAGTCCGCCACCAGCGAGGAGATCAACCGTTCCACCGAGGAAATCCACACCATCTCCATGGAAACCTCCGAGGGCATTACCCAGTCCGTGGAGGCCATCCGCCAGATCGCGGACCTGTCCTCCAACCTGCAACAGCTCATCGGCGAATTGCAGAAGAGCAGCGGCGAATAG
- the qrcB gene encoding menaquinone reductase molybdopterin-binding-like subunit QrcB, which produces MNRRTFLTFSAGATAGLMITPIPWKLTDDASIWTQNWQWNPKVPKRAIYFAEMASKLDPSGSGVKVAVVNGNAVGVAGNVDHPLGKGAVSTMAAAEVGLLHSPARVRQPMLKTATGFKAISWDEAETILTGKLSEARGEVAMVSGDDTGSANEIFAALVNGLDGSFYMMPGETQSAHKALEMMGGEGRIAYDIENADYVLFLGADALESSGTSTRNARVFSETHPTGKAASAKYVYAGPVMNNTAVVCDQWIQAKPGAAATVALGLSRILMDNGAVANAKGFASFKQNVAQGYAPAHVERETGVRADVLKKIARELAAAKRPLVIAGSEFGQGAGARALMASLGLNVLLGQMGQSVKIIPGAPAVVQGAGSESERYAADVIPFLKGVAEGRDGAKVLMVYDANPAYGLPQTQAMAKAMDKAAYTVSFSSFMDETAERANLIMPNSMTAERYDDLYTPHGAGTATYSVNKPLVKSAFDTRTTADVMLSVASRLGMDLGYASFKDVLQAKATRLGASWSSLRQGKAWTSASASSAQLNLAPCAAPAVRAIGEGTLALAPVVKHNIGTSKVAMPPHSAGSIRDTELSGVQTVVQMNAKTARMSGVKAGETVKLMGPGGEMTAQVYVSEKVMTGVVAAPLGFGHTAWDGFSKGVGENAFKLLAAADDPETGLSVWSTNRVTIATA; this is translated from the coding sequence ATGAACAGAAGAACTTTTCTGACCTTCTCCGCAGGCGCCACGGCGGGATTGATGATCACTCCCATTCCGTGGAAACTGACGGACGATGCCTCCATTTGGACCCAGAACTGGCAGTGGAACCCCAAGGTTCCCAAGAGAGCTATCTACTTTGCAGAGATGGCCTCCAAACTTGATCCCTCTGGCTCTGGCGTGAAAGTCGCCGTTGTCAATGGTAACGCCGTAGGCGTCGCCGGCAACGTCGATCATCCCCTGGGCAAGGGTGCTGTCTCCACCATGGCCGCCGCCGAAGTCGGGCTGCTCCACAGCCCTGCACGCGTGCGTCAGCCCATGCTGAAGACCGCTACCGGATTCAAGGCCATTTCCTGGGACGAGGCTGAAACTATTCTGACCGGTAAGCTTTCCGAAGCCCGTGGCGAAGTCGCCATGGTCAGCGGTGACGACACCGGCTCTGCCAACGAGATCTTTGCCGCTCTGGTGAATGGCCTCGATGGTTCCTTCTACATGATGCCCGGCGAAACCCAGAGCGCTCACAAGGCCCTGGAGATGATGGGCGGCGAAGGCCGCATCGCTTACGACATCGAAAATGCCGACTACGTGTTGTTCCTGGGCGCTGATGCCCTGGAGTCTTCGGGCACTTCCACGCGTAACGCGCGTGTGTTCTCCGAGACTCATCCCACCGGCAAGGCCGCTTCGGCCAAGTACGTGTACGCCGGTCCGGTGATGAACAACACTGCCGTGGTCTGTGACCAGTGGATTCAGGCCAAGCCCGGCGCAGCCGCGACCGTGGCTCTGGGCCTGTCCCGCATCCTCATGGACAACGGTGCTGTCGCCAACGCCAAGGGTTTTGCCTCCTTCAAGCAGAACGTGGCCCAGGGCTACGCTCCTGCCCATGTGGAACGCGAGACCGGTGTGCGTGCAGACGTGCTGAAGAAGATCGCTCGCGAGCTGGCTGCTGCCAAGCGTCCGCTGGTGATTGCCGGTTCCGAGTTCGGTCAGGGTGCCGGCGCACGCGCGCTGATGGCTTCCCTTGGTCTGAACGTGCTGCTGGGCCAGATGGGCCAGAGCGTGAAGATCATCCCGGGTGCTCCCGCGGTGGTTCAGGGCGCTGGTTCCGAGTCCGAGCGTTACGCTGCCGACGTGATTCCCTTCCTGAAGGGTGTCGCCGAAGGTCGTGATGGCGCCAAAGTGCTCATGGTCTACGACGCCAATCCCGCCTACGGTTTGCCGCAGACCCAGGCCATGGCCAAGGCCATGGACAAGGCTGCCTACACCGTGTCCTTCAGCTCCTTCATGGATGAGACCGCCGAGCGCGCCAACCTGATCATGCCCAACAGCATGACCGCTGAGCGCTACGATGATCTCTACACTCCTCATGGAGCAGGCACTGCCACCTACAGCGTCAACAAGCCGCTGGTGAAGTCCGCGTTTGATACGCGTACCACCGCCGACGTGATGCTCTCCGTGGCTTCCCGCCTGGGCATGGATCTCGGTTACGCCTCCTTCAAGGATGTGCTTCAGGCCAAGGCCACTCGTTTGGGTGCCTCCTGGAGTTCTCTCCGTCAGGGCAAGGCCTGGACTTCTGCCTCTGCTTCCTCTGCACAGCTGAACCTGGCTCCTTGTGCCGCTCCGGCTGTCCGCGCCATTGGCGAGGGCACCCTGGCTCTGGCTCCTGTGGTCAAGCACAACATCGGTACCTCCAAGGTCGCCATGCCGCCGCACAGCGCCGGTTCCATCCGCGATACCGAGCTGAGTGGTGTGCAGACTGTGGTTCAGATGAATGCCAAGACCGCCCGTATGAGCGGCGTCAAGGCTGGCGAGACTGTCAAGCTGATGGGTCCCGGCGGCGAAATGACCGCTCAGGTGTACGTTTCCGAGAAGGTGATGACCGGTGTTGTCGCCGCTCCTCTCGGGTTCGGCCACACCGCATGGGACGGCTTCAGCAAGGGCGTGGGCGAGAACGCCTTCAAGTTGCTCGCTGCGGCAGATGATCCCGAGACCGGCCTCTCCGTCTGGTCTACCAACCGGGTGACCATCGCCACCGCATAA